The genomic region tattttttttttatttttgggccatacccggtggtgctcaggggttactcctagatgtctgctcagaaatagctcctggcaagcacgggggaccatatgggacaccaggatttgaaccaaccaccttaggtcctggattggctgcttgcaaggcaaacaccgctgtgctatatctccgggctcaagaatttataattttttctttttttttttgtccacacccattatatgctcaggggttactcctagctaagcgctcaaaaattacccctggcttgggggggaccatatgggatgccgggggatcgaaccgcagtccttccttagctagcacttgcaaggcagacacattacctctagcgccgcctcgccggccccaagaatgtataatttttaagttaaaaataataaagttcttCAAGACAGAGGAATTATTTTGCTCCTagtcaatccttttttttttgtttttgtttttgtttttgtttttgggccacactcgtttgacgctgaggggttactcctggctatgtgctcagtaatcactcctggcctggggggaccatatgggatgccaggggatcgaaccgtggtctgtcctacgctagtgcttgcaaggcagacaccttacctttaccACCACTTCTCCAGCCCTTCCTAGTCAATCCTTATGACCTAAAATCATATAGTTTTGGGAGTATCATCCAGAAAGAGGTTTATGAATGAAGTCATTATTTTTCTAAGTCATTCCTTCTTTGTTGTGTAGTCTTCCTTTCCCTGATGTCCTAGGgttttggttgtgtgtgtgtgtgtgtgtgtgtgtgtgtgtgtgtgtgtgtgtgtgtgtgtgtgctgttttgtgttcaagtcttactcctggccctgtgctcaggaaccattcttGGCAGGACATGGAGAACCATACACCATATCTGGTACTGGGCAGGGATAAAACCTAGAtcagccaggtgcaaagcaaagtactatatccactgtattatcttctaGACATGACCAGATTTTTATTTGCTGagcccacacctgatggtgctcaggacatatATCTAGCTCccttgctcagagatcattcctgctaggttcagggaccatatagagtacagaagatcaaacccgggccaatcaccttacccattgtactccaGCCCTCTATTCCAGATTTCTTAAACAAGATACAGCTAAATCCCTGTTTCACATCACTTTACTTTGGAATTGATAGCCATGGTGCCTGAAACATAGCTTACAAGGTTTCCTGTGAATGTGGGAAGcctagtttaattcccagcatctcatggttccttgaacaccactggatttggctccaaaacagaaaccaaaacaaaatagaatgtaCAGTCGTGTAAATTTATCCATAAAAAAATGCTCTAAAacttatttttccaactttttctCCCTCTGTTAATTTGTTGCTGGGCTGATAGGGTGTCCCACTTGGCTATGTTATTTGCCAGGGGGTTGCATATTAGGATGTGCATATACAGCCTGGGTGCTAGCCAGCACTTCCAATTCCTAGATGGGTGTCACACATAATCTGGTTGCAGAGGTCATCAGGAATTGCTGCAGGGCTCACAATATGCTCTCAGGGAACCACACCGTGCTCTCAAATCCTTTTAATCATAGTGCTCACTGAGGAGTCTCACCCTTTAGGTGTAGTGCTCACACACACCTGCCTGCAGTGTGACTGGAAAtcatttgtgatttctgcctATGGGCATCACAGACAACAGAGCCACCAGGATTACACCCGGTACGTGCACTAACACTGAGGACCCAACTTACACTTGGTTTACACTTGTAAAACAGGAGCGCTAGCCCCTGAACTACATCACTATCCTTGATGACCCAAGTACTGCAGTTAATCATTCTCCAGCCTGAGAAACCCCCAGAGAGACCAGGGATTTCCTCTGCACCCTAACATGACCAATGAGCCCAAACTCCTCTATGACTCTCCACAGAGAGAAATCTGCAGAAGTTGCAAGAGTCTCAGCTTTGttcaacctttttctttttaaggaggAAGTGTGAGTTGAGGCTAAGGGTGGTgacagtggtgtttagggctatatttaggagtcactcctgaaggTGTTGGTATGATAGCAGCACGCACACTCTAAGCTTAATGAAAAAGAATGGGCCAGGAATTCGGTCAAGGTCTTGTTGACAAATCTCCTGAGGCATTAACCTACTCATCTTCATAGAGTCTCCAAATCAGAAAAGTAATATCTGAGTTATAAGTCTTGGTTGTTCCTGAAATTCCCACTGCAATTTTTGGCAGCCCCACCAGAGAGCAACCTTTCTGCATTTATGCTCTGCTTGGCACAGAGTTTGAGCAGAGGCAGCCCTTGAAGATTCCATAAATTCTTCACATTCTGCAAAAGTCACTGCATTTTAGAGAGTGGGGAAATAGCCCAAAGGGTAAGAGTACACACTCTGCATGCAAGAATCAGGTTCACTCCGCAGCACTACTTAGTTCCCGAgtacaccaccaagagtgacccttgtAATACAGAATCAGGTATAGTctataagcactgctggatgtggccccaaaacaaacaacaataaaaatagttacacccccccttttttttttatttgaacaccttgattacatacatgattgtgtttgggtttcagtcatgtaaagaacaccacccatcaccagtgccacattcccatcaccaatgtcccaaatctccctcctccccacccgacccccgcctgtactctaaacaggctctccatttccctcatccaTTCTCAATataaggacagttcaaaatgtagttatttctctaactaaactcatcactctttgtggtgagcttcctgaggtgagctggaacttccagctcttttctcttttgtgtctgaaaattattattgcaagaatgtctttcatttttcttaaaacccatagatgagtgagaccattctgcgtttctctctctctctctctctctctctctctgacttatttcactcagcataatagattccgtgtacatccatgtataggaaaatttcatgacttcatctctcttgacagctgcataatattccattgtgtgtatgtaccacagtttctttagccattcgtctgttgaagggcatctgggttgtttccagagtcttgctatggtagatagtgctgcaatgaatataggtgtaaggaaggggtttttgtattgtatttttgtgttcctagggtatattcctaggagtggtatagctggatcgtatgggagctcgatttccagtttttggaggaatctccatatcgctttccataaaggttgaactacacGGCATTCCCCCTTTTGAAACCCTGAAATCCAAAGAGCTGACTCGCTGAAGAAAGACCTGTGATCTAAACTAAAGGGCCATTTTTGCTTTCCATCAATAAACATAACACCAGAGAAAACGAGGCCAGCCTTCCCTCCTCCACTGCCTCCGAGGTACGACTCTCAGGGCACAGCACTCAGCAATGTTCTGGGAAGAGAAAACTTTCACTGGATGAAGAAACCACAGAAAGTGACCTGCAGGTCAATGGCCTGTCCTTACTCTCCTTGGGAGCAAGGAAGTTCAAGAACATGACTAAGGTCCAGGTTCAGATAGGGAGTCTAGAATTCCCTTGCTATTCTGTAAGTTTTGTCTCATCTGGGGATCAGTGAGCTGGGCAACTTAACTTGTCAGATGAAAAGACACACCTCCTGCAAGTACCTTCTCCATAAGAAGCACTTTGAGGCCTGTGCTACAGGGATTGGGAAGAACTGCATTACAGAATCATTTGAAAGAAAAgccttttctttataatataaagaCAGTGGTTAATATTAACAATAGCTGCTTCCTTCTTTCTCAATCTCTGCAGGAAGTAGACTGTCTACACCCACATCTAACAGAATCAAGTGCTGTCTACTGGTCCAGAGCCTTGTCAGACTGTGCGCTCAAATTTCGGTCACTGGGACCTATCATAGGCCTAATGCTTGACATTTAGGCACATAAAAGGGGTGCTGCAAGACTAGAGATGTCTGCTTTTATGGGCCTGGAGTTTTGCAGAACCTTGATCCCCTCTTCCATGCCCTAAGTAAAGTCAGAGTCAGGGATTGCTATCTCTCTTCCTGGTCCACTCTAGAAGCCATTCACATGTGTTTCTCTTTACTTGGAATTAGTCTGTGGAAGtctctaagtcaggggtctcaaacacaatttacttgggggccgcaggttggggtgatccttgagtgcaaagtcagtagtaaaccttgaacattgggggatgtgacccaaataactaaaacaaaacaaaaaaaaaaaaaaaagaaagaaagaaaaagattcctctggccacaaaatgttgtatggaggaccgTTTGCAGCCCACGGGcgtcgagtttgagacccctgctctaagtggTAGGAACCATCTCTtagagtttttgtttggttggtttggtttggttttggggtgacacctagctcaggggttaactcttggctctgaactcaaaaattactcttggtaggctcaaggCACCATGTAGAAtgctagggttcaaacccagattgaccatatcttgtttttggttcttgttgttgttgttgttgtttgagtcaTAAACagtggttggtgctcaggagctaccccTGACTTTGTGCTTGGGGATTGCTACTTAGGGGACCAGTGCTGATGATCAAATCCCAGGCTTCCTTCTTGTAAAGTATGCATTGGgttcattgagctatctcttcttCCCCATATAGTTATTCTTAATCACTAAATGAATTTCCTGACAGTTAAAAAAGCACCTTGAAAGGCattattaggaaaaatattttgtagacaAATAAAGATATGTCAATTAACatgttatatgtatacatatatgtttttgtgtatatatgtatatgtagctagcaaggaaaagaaaactccagtgttgtttttgtttttgtttttgggtcacatccggcgttgctcaggggttactcctggctgtctgctcagaaatagctcctggcaggcacgggggaccatatgggacaccgggatcgaaccaaccaccttaggtcctggattggctgcttgcaaggcaaacaccactgtgctatctctccgggccctccagtgTTGAATAAATTAATACACTTCTCTCGGTTATGTGTGGAAATCTTTTATTGAAGAGAGAAACCTCAATTTTTTTATATAGGATATGAAAGAAACTCCATGGAATCTTTAGCCACTGCCTGCTTGAAAGTTGGGGTGCAAACTATATAGTTTTTACATCCAAGTGGGGTATAAAGCAGGGAAGGAGTCAAACCACACAGTATTACAGGAGCTGGGAAGACAAAGAGCAAAAAGGGTACATGCACTTTGAGGCTGAGAGAGAACAGCAGGTATCTTCATGATGAAGCATGGTGTCCAGAAGTAGGGTGCTGAGGACCAAAACAATGAAATTACATCTCTATAAAACACCCACAGAAGAAGCAAGAGCATTCATAAGGGAGGAGAAGAATAAAGTCTGTGCCTGATCTTTCTAACACCTTTGCTTGCTGTGGTTTGGAGTATGCCcaaagcttctctctctctctctctctctctctctctctctctctctctctctctctctctctctctctctctctctcagcagcAGGTTCACTTATGAGTTTGAGTATGCTATTTAGTTTACCCATAAACTTCTGTGTGCATGGTGTGTGGAGACCAGTAGATAGGTTCAGTGACCAAGTTTGTATCAGCCAGGCATCCCCATGAGCCAGGCACACATGTGGCCACATTCATATGCCCAGGCACTCCAGAATAGGACAGACCCAGCAATCACTTCCGCTTCCAGCAGTTTCACATGAATGAAATATATGGCACAACATTTGTGTGTTCCATCTCACCTGATCACCTTTAAATGCCAGCCCCTCTCCCCTGGGGCTTTTCTATCCCATTCTTCTTGGCACCTAACAGATTGAGAATGCTTCATTGGTGTTGGGATTTTGAGGCTGTAATTACAAGCCTGATTCCTTTGAAAGAGCCCAGATTCACCAGCAAACATTAAAAGTAGATTTCCACAATGCACTTGTTTCTGCCATTTGTATAAAATACTATGGCAAAATTGCACTGCAATTATCTTTATGGCCAACGCATAACACTGGGGAAGAGTATGTCATCCAGATATAGCTGCCCATATAATTATCTGGCGGTCGGCAGGACTGAAATAACCATCTAATGAGAACAAAATGATATGGTAAGTACCATGTAATCAGCGAGTTACGGTTATTACAGCTCTTTGTGCCCTCTCACCCAATACTGAGTGGGGCGCCAGACCTCATCTCTGGGCCCAGGGAGTCATGCACAGGCTGCTTCATCAAGAGCCATTGCTTGCAGCTTCCAAGGAGCTCACAAAATGTGGGTGACAGGATCTCGGGAGGAAGGACAGGAATGTTTCTGTGATAACTGAGACTCCCCCCACTCTCCACTCCTGCCCCTACCTTCTTTCTTTGGAAGCTACTGCAAAGAAAGCCATCAATTGAGCTGCTATGGCTGTGTGTGGGAAGAGAGTGTTGAGGCGGATGATATTGTGTTTTGACTAGACACTTCCAAGGGGACACTCAGGCTTGCATCCCAAGTGTGAGATCTGTCCAGATAGCTGGAGACCCACCAGACAAAACACTAGAAAATACCCCAAACCTCCCAGACTGCAATAATCATATTATATTCTAGGTACTGTTCTGACTGTTAACACCACAGCCTCATGAGGTAATATTATCATTCCCATTTTTCTGAGGAAACTGGGGCACAGAAAAATTATGAAACTTGGCCAAAGGGACTCATTTAATGAGTAGCAGATCCAGGATCCAAAATGAAGGCCATATGCACTGGTCAGAGGAGAAATATAGATTTTTCAGTGCTATCCCACAAATTGTTCCCTCATTGGATTTGAGTTCCTTATCGTTTTTTTCTGAATCACCTTTTCCTAGAACTAAATACTGGACCAAATAATACAAGATTCCAAATAATTCAGAGCAGGTCAGCCTGCTCTGGAGGTGGAATTTCATCACTGAAGTACTGATTATGATTATCAACCAATGATCTCCTTCATTGTTTGTACaaaaagagaatgaagagagGAATAACAGAAATTAGTTTTTGGGGAGCAATCCCAGGGGAAATCCCCCTCTTCACCATCTCCATCTGCTCAGTAGGGAAAGTGGTGAAGAAGAAAAGTGGCACTTGAACATACACACAAACCTGGTCTGTtacttttttgcttgcttgtttgttttgttttggggtcacaacccgGCAaccgctcagggggttactcctggttctgtgctcagaaatatcgatcctggcagactcatgagaccatatgggatgcaggaattgaactcaggtcatccTCTGTAAgcggagtgcaaggcaaaagccctagggctatattatctctctgccccaaagCAAACACCTAGGtaggttttgttattgttgttgttgttgttgttatttttgggggccatacctgggagtgttcagagggttactcctggctctgtgctcagaaatcactcctggcaggctgtgggggacAGTATGgagatctggggatcaaacctagggttcgtgcaaggcaaatgccctacccgctgtgctatcacttcgggcCTTTTCTGTGTGCTCCTTTAAGTGTCCGTGTGTTTTCTGGGTGCTGGCATTGTATTTTGAGGGCAAACTAAAGAGGAAGAGGTGAGTGCCTGGAGAAGTAGAAGAAATGCTCTTCTGATatgttcacacacatacacacacacacacacacagagtactCCCTCTTTCTCGGAACTATTATTTCTTACCTCATTCTACATTGGGGGGATACTTGAAGGTCCCAAAACTGGTGGCGTCCTCTTGGTTCACATCCACAGGAGTGTCTGGAATTAAGTAGAGAGTAGTTCAGCAATTTCAGGGTCTCCCTCCCCCTCACACATGAAGGGTGGTTATGAAAGTGGTTGATAGGTGAGATCAACTGTGTTTAGGAGGTGGAGAGGCAGGGACTGACACACACCTACCTGACTGAGTATTCCTCTTGCCCATTAGTCCCACAAAGAAATCATGCATGTCACCTGCAGGAAAAGAACCAACACTGTCACCAGTAACGATGTGGACATGATGCATTTCTCCAGATGTGGCAAGACTTGAAATCAGGTTTCTGGTCTGGTCCTTACCTCACCACAGATTGACTCTCTTCAGCTAGTAGCTAGTCTCTAACCCATTGTCtttcccatgtctccctcctccaTGTTTCCAGAATTCTCTGCCTGAGCAGCTGCCTGATTTAGACTCTTCTAGTCAATCAGGAGATCCTTCTGGTTCTCCTCTGAGCTTCCAGTGACATTTTTACATCCCCACCCTTCCACTGGCCATCTCACTTCCAGGAAAACTTAATAAGTGGTGACAAGTGGTACCACTTTTGCAGCAGGCTGATGTTTGGGGCAGCCAAAAGAGTTGGAGGGAACTGCCCAAAGAGCTCTGGGCAAGTGGTCACCGGAGATTGAGGGAGAGGAAGCTACTCACGTTTCTGAGGCAGTGAAGATACCTTAGGGCCTGTGAAAACAAGAACAAGTGTGGTAATGGGATGGAGAGTAGAGTGCCAGGCACAACTCTCAAACAGATCATTTCCCACCTCCTTCCACCTGAGGCCTCTCCCAGCCCAGGTCATCTTCAGAACTGTCCTGTACACTCCTCTACTGAAGGCTGCCACTTACCCACACTAGCCTTGCTCAGCACTTTGAGCAATGCATCCAGGGAGATGGAGCTGTCGTAGAGTCTCCGAAGCAGCGATCGGGGAAGCTGGTAGGGATCTGTGTCCTTCAGGGAGGAAACAAAGAGGCTGAGAAAAGAGGCACACCACCAGCCTGCTTCACTTCCCACTAGAAATGATCTGTTctacttttgtttggggccatacacagcggtgctcagggcttactcctgactctgtgctcagggatccctcctgtgGGACTCAGGCTCTTCTTGAATTCTTCACAACTCAATAAGAAATGCTTCTTTCTTTctggattttcttttattattattattattttgatttttgggccacacctggctgcgctcaggggttactcctggctctctgctcagaaattgcttctggaaggcaTGGGAGacaatatgcaatgccaggattcgaaccaccatctgtcttgggtccactgcatgcaaggcaaatgccctaccactgtgctatctctccagcccctttttatgGATTTTCTATTTGCACTGGGAAAGAAGTGGGATCTCAGAATGACTGAACTAGCGCCATCAtcatagagatagtatagccagtagggtactttccttgcacacagccaattcaagtttgaaccttggcatcatatatggccCTGCGTACAGTcaaaaatgatccttgagcacagagccaagctgTATagcccaatacacacacacacacacacacacacacacacacacacacacacacaccactactgCCACTAAaggaaaattatagaaatataatctGGGctgaggagatggctcaaagggctatgctttgcatgcaagaatcTCAGAttaggggcctgaaagatagcatggaggtaaggtgtttttgctttgcatgcaaaaggatgatggtttgaatcccggtatcttatatggtcccccgagcctgccaggagtgatttctgagtgtagagccaggagtaatcccttagcgctgctgggtgtggacccccccccaaaaaaaaaaaaagaatctcaggttagattcctagcatcacatggtcccctgagcactgctgggtgtgctccca from Suncus etruscus isolate mSunEtr1 chromosome 11, mSunEtr1.pri.cur, whole genome shotgun sequence harbors:
- the TAC3 gene encoding tachykinin-3; its protein translation is MWRALLFAALLAFSLAPSSFGAVCEEPQEQVVPSRGHSKDTDPYQLPRSLLRRLYDSSISLDALLKVLSKASVGPKVSSLPQKRDMHDFFVGLMGKRNTQSDTPVDVNQEDATSFGTFKYPPNVE